In one window of Dermacentor albipictus isolate Rhodes 1998 colony unplaced genomic scaffold, USDA_Dalb.pri_finalv2 scaffold_25, whole genome shotgun sequence DNA:
- the LOC135908434 gene encoding uncharacterized protein, with translation MFNQVFTNLRHLVNILSHCRLDNDKSGAASMADGCILLDELSVWNGFRSIVNIELRELRPSRPSLVSLCGRVLGVSSNVRRRCSLVLVYWLPMEHPSTDLFELCASGILPNQLSMRDGVELSGNLRHDQISYCQWVDYPPRELIDALRSTVTPLYMLEILSVYFSSVGVHMLCELFVTCEALYTLAFLENRIDVPKAKVLMRCCATHNGMRKVYINELFATVDSCYVPDDLVRRTAVIDQLVVSHRVRCTYGKPHAFAAFFVAVADRCALIKTFQIYNLKLYQVDLRDVSRVLKGSATMERPNFTCTAAAAGLQCSLALVILRKVTPAEIHVSSCLAPLDNLGEITKVIGGDEMLKKLSFSQTYRSGYATWRLVGTLKVNLTQGFVSLGTIKQPVVVNFSKQVCVRDNTRRAEFEGFCAFIDSLVAYYQKTWQATFETSVPLYWPQFKKHTRRLCGNGCLTRFRQLWLPAGHAAGARPGDVAVYDGA, from the coding sequence ATGTTCAACCAGGTCTTCACCAACCTTCGCCACCTGGTGAACATCTTGAGCCATTGTCGGTTGGATAACGACAAGTCAGGCGCAGCAAGCATGGCTGACGGTTGCATCCTCCTTGATGAGCTGTCCGTCTGGAACGGATTCCGTTCCATCGTCAACATCGAGTTACGCGAACTGAGGCCAAGTCGGCCATCCCTGGTTTCCCTGTGCGGACGCGTGCTTGGCGTGTCTTCCAATGTACGACGCAGGTGCTCGTTGGTGTTGGTCTACTGGCTACCAATGGAACACCCCTCCACTGACTTATTTGAGCTGTGCGCATCGGGCATCTTGCCAAACCAGCTATCCATGCGGGACGGCGTTGAGCTGAGCGGTAACCTCAGGCACGACCAGATCAGTTACTGCCAGTGGGTCGACTACCCACCCAGGGAACTGATAGACGCACTCCGCTCCACGGTGACCCCACTCTACATGCTGGAGATCTTGAGCGTGTACTTCTCGAGCGTTGGCGTGCACATGCTTTGTGAGCTGTTCGTCACGTGTGAGGCCCTATACACGCTCGCCTTCCTCGAAAACCGGATCGACGTGCCCAAGGCTAAGGTTCTCATGCGCTGCTGCGCCACGCACAATGGCATGCGGAAGGTTTACATCAACGAGCTATTCGCGACAGTCGACTCTTGCTACGTGCCGGACGACCTGGTGAGACGCACCGCAGTCATCGATCAGCTCGTGGTAAGCCACCGTGTGCGTTGCACGTACGGGAAGCCGCACGCATTCGCTGCGTTCTTCGTCGCCGTCGCCGATCGGTGCGCGCTGATCAAGACGTTCCAGATTTACAACCTCAAATTGTACCAGGTGGACCTCCGGGACGTCTCCAGGGTGCTGAAAGGCAGCGCGACTATGGAGAGACCGAATTTCACGTGCACTGCCGCTGCGGCAGGACTTCAATGTTCACTGGCACTTGTTATTTTGCGCAAAGTAACACCCGCCGAAATTCACGTGAGCAGCTGTCTGGCTCCTCTTGACAACTTGGGTGAAATCACGAAAGTGATCGGGGGTGATGAGatgctgaagaagctgtcatTCAGCCAGACTTATCGTAGCGGCTACGCCACCTGGCGGCTGGTAGGCACCCTGAAGGTGAACTTGACGCAGGGTTTCGTGAGCCTCGGCACGATAAAACAGCCGGTTGTGGTGAATTTCTCGAAGCAAGTCTGCGTCAGAGACAATACAAGAAGGGCAGAGTTCGAAGGATTCTGCGCTTTCATTGACAGCCTGGTCGCCTATTACCAGAAGACCTGGCAAGCGACATTCGAAACGTCCGTTCCACTTTACTGGCCTCAGTTCAAGAAACACACCCGCCGACTTTGTGGCAACGGCTGCCTCACGCGTTTTCGCCAACTGTGGCTACCAGCGGGGCACGCTGCTGGCGCTCGCCCCGGAGACGTCGCCGTTTATGATGGTGCTTAG